From a single Parambassis ranga chromosome 2, fParRan2.1, whole genome shotgun sequence genomic region:
- the pspc1 gene encoding paraspeckle component 1 isoform X2: MENRNMQQANMLSSDSPQSTRTSTDSPAAEQSPANKDSPAPPPQHSPPAEQTDGPAEGSSEAPTEMTWDLTSFRKPGEKTFTQRSRLFVGNLPVDIPEEKFTSMFAKYGNVNEVFINRERGFGFIRLETRTLAEIAKTELDGTILNNRPLRIRFATHSAALMVRNLLPVVTNEVLEQAFSQFGPVERAVVVTDDRGRPTGKGIVEFANKVSARKALECCTERALLLTTTPCPAIVEPSEHFDDEDGLSEKLLQKTPKYYKEREQTPHFAQPGTFEFEFSSRWKALDEMEKQQREQVDKNIREAKEKLEAELEAAKHEHQLMLMRQDLMRRQEELRRLEELRNQELQRRKQIEMRHEEERRRREEEMMRHSREQEELRQQPEGFKPNYMENVSRLTHTHVH; this comes from the exons ATGGAGAACCGAAATATGCAACAAGCAAACATGCTAAGTAGTGACTCTCCTCAGTCGACCAGAACCAGTACCGACTCCCCGGCCGCGGAGCAGTCCCCGGCAAACAAAGACAGTCCTGCCCCGCCGCCTCAGCACTCCCCCCCGGCCGAACAAACCGACGGACCCGCAGAAGGAAGCAGCGAAGCTCCCACAGAAATGACCTGGGACCTAACGAGTTTTCGAAAGCCCGGTGAGAAGACGTTTACCCAGCGCTCTCGCCTGTTTGTCGGGAATCTGCCGGTGGATATACCGGAGGAGAAATTTACAAGCATGTTTGCTAAATATGGGAACGTTAACGAGGTGTTCATCAACAGAGAGCGAGGCTTCGGCTTCATTCGTTTG GAAACCCGGACACTGGCTGAGATTGCCAAAACTGAGCTGGATGGAACCATTTTGAACAACAGGCCACTCAGGATCCGCTTTGCCACCCACAGTGCTGCCCTCATGGTGCGAAATCTGCTGCCCGTTGTCACAAATGAAGTGCTGGAACAG GCATTTTCCCAGTTTGGTCCAGTGGAGCGGGCCGTTGTTGTGACAGATGACCGCGGCCGTCCCACAGGGAAAGGCATTGTGGAGTTTGCAAACAAAGTGTCGGCACGTAAAGCCCTGGAGTGCTGCACAGAGCGAGCCCTGCTGCTCACCAC GACTCCTTGTCCAGCTATTGTGGAGCCCTCGGAGCATTTTGACGACGAGGACGGCCTGTCTgaaaaactgctgcagaaaacTCCAAAGTACTATAA GGAACGAGAGCAGACTCCACATTTTGCCCAGCCAGGCACGTTTGAGTTTGAGTTCTCGTCTCGCTGGAAAGCTCTGGATGAGatggagaagcagcagagagagcaggtgGACAAGAACATCAGAGAGGCCAAAGAGAAGCTGGAGGCTGAGCTGGAGGCGGCCAAACACGAACATCAGCTCATGCTAATGAGACAAG ATCTAATGAGGcgtcaggaggagctgaggaggctggaggagctgcGTAACCAGGAGCTCCAGAGACGAAAGCAGATAGAGATGAG gcatgaggaggagagaaggaggagagaggaggagatgatgaggcacagcagagagcaggaggagctcagaCAACAACCAGAGGGTTTCAAACCCAACTACATGGAGAACGTGAgtcgtctcacacacaca catgtccaCTAG
- the LOC114432618 gene encoding adrenodoxin-like, whose protein sequence is MALVFALRQLAHVRLPEYSRRTAAASWGAWLTGQRSFKTGTQPLRSNSKVTVHFVNRDGEKITVKGSPGDSLLDVVINEDLDFDGFGACEGTLACSTCHLIFDEEVYQKLGPITDEEMDMLDLAYGLTDTSRLGCQICLTKALEGMVARVPESVADIRQSKDGSL, encoded by the exons ATGGCTTTAGTGTTCGCGTTAAGACAGCTGGCTCATGTCCGACTGCCAGAGTACTCACGGCGGACAGCGGCAGCGAGCTGGGGCGCTTGGCTGACGGGTCAAAGGAGTTTCAAGACCGGCACACAGCCACTGAG gTCAAACAGCAAGGTTACAGTACACTTCGTCAACAGAGACGGGGAGAAGATCACAGTGAAAGGCTCGCCTGGAGACTCTCTGTTAGATGTTGTCATTAATGAAGACCTTGACTTTGATGGCTTTG gagCATGTGAGGGAACGCTGGCCTGCTCCACCTGCCATCTGATCTTTGATGAGGAAGTGTACCAGAAGCTGGGGCCCATCACAGACGAGGAGATGGACATGCTTGATTTAGCTTACGGCCTTACTGACAC gtcTCGTTTGGGCTGCCAGATCTGCCTCACAAAAGCCCTGGAGGGCATGGTGGCCCGGGTGCCTGAGAGCGTCGCTGACATCCGACAAAGCAAAGACGGCTCGTTGTAG
- the pspc1 gene encoding paraspeckle component 1 isoform X1 — translation MENRNMQQANMLSSDSPQSTRTSTDSPAAEQSPANKDSPAPPPQHSPPAEQTDGPAEGSSEAPTEMTWDLTSFRKPGEKTFTQRSRLFVGNLPVDIPEEKFTSMFAKYGNVNEVFINRERGFGFIRLETRTLAEIAKTELDGTILNNRPLRIRFATHSAALMVRNLLPVVTNEVLEQAFSQFGPVERAVVVTDDRGRPTGKGIVEFANKVSARKALECCTERALLLTTTPCPAIVEPSEHFDDEDGLSEKLLQKTPKYYKEREQTPHFAQPGTFEFEFSSRWKALDEMEKQQREQVDKNIREAKEKLEAELEAAKHEHQLMLMRQDLMRRQEELRRLEELRNQELQRRKQIEMRHEEERRRREEEMMRHSREQEELRQQPEGFKPNYMENREQEMRVGDLGPHGAVNMGDGFNQASAGPSANQGHMMAVAARQGAVGLEGAANTGMPLMSENGPMRNERYPQGAPMGGRPEVESPKQHHLQQQQQQPAPQLGPQGGQAPGFGRGSPVGGVFEGPNNKRRRY, via the exons ATGGAGAACCGAAATATGCAACAAGCAAACATGCTAAGTAGTGACTCTCCTCAGTCGACCAGAACCAGTACCGACTCCCCGGCCGCGGAGCAGTCCCCGGCAAACAAAGACAGTCCTGCCCCGCCGCCTCAGCACTCCCCCCCGGCCGAACAAACCGACGGACCCGCAGAAGGAAGCAGCGAAGCTCCCACAGAAATGACCTGGGACCTAACGAGTTTTCGAAAGCCCGGTGAGAAGACGTTTACCCAGCGCTCTCGCCTGTTTGTCGGGAATCTGCCGGTGGATATACCGGAGGAGAAATTTACAAGCATGTTTGCTAAATATGGGAACGTTAACGAGGTGTTCATCAACAGAGAGCGAGGCTTCGGCTTCATTCGTTTG GAAACCCGGACACTGGCTGAGATTGCCAAAACTGAGCTGGATGGAACCATTTTGAACAACAGGCCACTCAGGATCCGCTTTGCCACCCACAGTGCTGCCCTCATGGTGCGAAATCTGCTGCCCGTTGTCACAAATGAAGTGCTGGAACAG GCATTTTCCCAGTTTGGTCCAGTGGAGCGGGCCGTTGTTGTGACAGATGACCGCGGCCGTCCCACAGGGAAAGGCATTGTGGAGTTTGCAAACAAAGTGTCGGCACGTAAAGCCCTGGAGTGCTGCACAGAGCGAGCCCTGCTGCTCACCAC GACTCCTTGTCCAGCTATTGTGGAGCCCTCGGAGCATTTTGACGACGAGGACGGCCTGTCTgaaaaactgctgcagaaaacTCCAAAGTACTATAA GGAACGAGAGCAGACTCCACATTTTGCCCAGCCAGGCACGTTTGAGTTTGAGTTCTCGTCTCGCTGGAAAGCTCTGGATGAGatggagaagcagcagagagagcaggtgGACAAGAACATCAGAGAGGCCAAAGAGAAGCTGGAGGCTGAGCTGGAGGCGGCCAAACACGAACATCAGCTCATGCTAATGAGACAAG ATCTAATGAGGcgtcaggaggagctgaggaggctggaggagctgcGTAACCAGGAGCTCCAGAGACGAAAGCAGATAGAGATGAG gcatgaggaggagagaaggaggagagaggaggagatgatgaggcacagcagagagcaggaggagctcagaCAACAACCAGAGGGTTTCAAACCCAACTACATGGAGAAC AGGGAACAGGAAATGAGAGTTGGTGATCTGGGCCCACATGGAGCTGTTAATATGGGAG ATGGCTTTAACCAGGCCTCTGCGGGGCCCAGTGCTAACCAGGGTCATATGATGGCCGTGGCTGCCAGGCAAGGAGCCGTCGGCCTGGAGGGAGCAGCGAACACAGGCATGCCATTAATGTCGGAGAACGGACCCATG CGAAACGAAAGATACCCACAAGGCGCACCGATGGGGGGGCGGCCAGAGGTGGAGTCCCCAAAGCAGcaccacctgcagcagcagcaacagcagccgGCTCCGCAGTTGGGCCCCCAAGGGGGACAGGCACCAGGATTTGGTCGGGGTAGTCCTGTTGGAGGAGTCTTTGAGGGACCAAATAACAAACGCAGAAGATACTAA
- the LOC114444915 gene encoding rho GTPase-activating protein 20-like, translating into MDRMSPQQQDGLSRGAGQQENKRRMKSQSYRRQSAPSLVITKALTRSKTLSRETFLVSVCPETCPLVQSFLTDPDRSFLLHGHAQLKTGMQTQDRHLFLFTDILVVAKAKSANHFKQKAQVCVCEMWTASCMDEVCEGSTSPERSFVMGWPTWNCVAMFSSTEQKERWLSILKSRIKEEKEKEQPKTIPLRVYGKGINTFAVTKTLPVSNSDSTNEVIRLALQQFGIIGNVKDFQLWVISKRDNTPYPLIGHEFPFSIQMSHVRQNVPQAGGGGGRDTAAAPEERQKAMQMEQLQVNKQCQFILKPRPVEPQQQDVSAVLSQKSFKRRRSLITWAFWRGSGSHLNELSLAPRGCLFSQPLSSVCVDDALPKPVMDMLTFLYHEGPWTRGIFRRPAGARAVRELRDSLDAGGVQLPLTRDHVFIIAGVFKDFLRSIPGSLLSCELHEEWMDVLEEEEEEEEQVQDIQRMICRLPKENALLLRYLLAMLHGIQGNAHENQMTSFNLSVCIAPSMLWPPGVPCSPEVEGEGTKKVCELVKFMIEHSQQILGEEPSSLFGGPPQRRSSEETESESWVYPLTDSSYDSLENELDNSSGGSPGICARRLLHPKPLQGSLDSILTFSDYDQDTDPDVHNKQTRGLKLRPLGRRDAPVVDTSSTLESLSLEGQHMHQRRRSEPAITYMSSFRPCTSGSTDGLTGDDEDGEDGLSKNYCRLIESHSRGQVRRGGDESAAASAVLKYSSSSLSSTPVSPAHTRSSHDSLDSLGSDQTTRPHHPTKTHLTSTSVSPSQYTVSSALPSAEHPDSPPKEPVNRGAYKAHRGLHPNSWLKKDRRLSLTQQDTLETAEGDKTEGEVTEKPSKKQAAKNKTTRSSGGGHVRGRHLKSVPHHHSTGNLQLPKATWFTSSQLNNTEGTPPKLTSPSLFYKQSGPSLSLFRQSKSHSVEEEAGKARLFQRRGSEPGQQVVERAATLTRTRLPSDPGLKVSQVDAQGDAAEEQFCLSPSATKAVRDYFSSHPRSNPQSSQQVALALVESRREWLKRCSDPKAEPDFEQLLLAEESYV; encoded by the exons ATGGACAGGATGTCTCCGCAGCAGCAGGACGGCCTGAGCCGGGGCGCAGggcagcaggaaaacaaacgG cgGATGAAGTCGCAGAGTTATCGGCGACAGTCTGCTCCATCTCTGGTCATCACCAAGGCACTCACCAGGTCCAAGACTCTCTCCAG AGAGACCTTCCTGGTTTCTGTGTGTCCAGAGACGTGCCCGTTGGTCCAGTCCTTCCTGACTGACCCCGATAGGTCCTTTCTTCTCCACGGACATGCTCAGTTGAAGACAGGGATGCAGACGCAGGACAgacacctcttcctcttcactgACATCCTGGTGGTTGCCAAAGCCAA gtcAGCTAACCACTTTAAACAGAAggcccaggtgtgtgtgtgtgagatgtggaCAGCCAGCTGCATGGACGAAGTGTGTGAGGGAAGCACCAGCCCAGAGAGGAGCTTCGTCATGGGCTGGCCCACCTGGAACTGTGTGGCCATGTTTag CTCTacagagcagaaagaaaggTGGCTCTCCATCCTTAAAAG TCGAataaaagaggagaaagagaaggagcaaCCGAAAACCATCCCTCTGAGAGTGTACGGGAAGGGCATCAACACATTTGCAGTA ACCAAGACGCTCCCAGTCAGCAACTCTGATTCGACCAACGAGGTGATCCGGCTGGCTCTGCAGCAGTTTGGCATCATA GGAAATGTGAAGGACTTCCAGCTGTGGGTCATCTCCAAAAGGGACAACACACCCTatcctctgattg GTCATGAGTTCCCCTTCAGCATCCAGATGAGTCATGTGAGGCAAAACGTGCCTCAGGCGGGCggaggtggaggcagagatACTGCTGCAGCCCCGGAGGAGAGGCAGAAGGCCATGCAGatggagcagctgcaggtgaaCAAGCAGTGTCAGTTCATCCTGAAGCCACGGCCTGTGGAACCGCAGCAGCAGGACGTGTCTGCAG TTTTGTCCCAGAAGTCCTTCAAACGGAGGCGCTCGCTCATCACCTGGGCCTTCTGGCGAGGCTCTGGATCTCACCTGAATGAGCTGTCTCTCGCCCCTCGTGGCTGCTTGTTCAGCCAGCCTCTGAGCTCCGTCTGTGTGGATGACGCTCTGCCAAAGCCGGTCATG GACATGCTGACGTTTCTGTACCATGAGGGTCCGTGGACGCGGGGGATCTTCCGCCGCCCTGCGGGTGCTAGGGCTGTTAGGGAGCTGCGGGACTCTCTGGATGCCGGAGGGGTTCAGCTTCCTCTAACACGAGACCACGTCTTCATCATCGCTGGAGTCTTTAAG gaTTTCCTGCGCAGCATCCCCGGCAGCCTGCTGAGCTGTGAGCTTCATGAAGAATGGATGGACGtgctggaagaggaggaagaagaagaagagcaggtgCAGGACATACAGAG GATGATCTGTCGGCTCCCCAAAGAGAACGCCCTGCTGCTCCGCTACCTGTTAGCCATGCTGCACGGTATCCAAGGCAACGCCCATGAAAACCAGATGACCAGTTTCAATTTGTCAGTGTGCATCGCTCCCAGCATGCTTTGGCCTCCTGGAGTGCCATGCAGCCCTGAGGTGGAGGGAGAAGGAACTAAAAAG GTCTGTGAGCTGGTGAAGTTCATGATCGAACACAGTCAGCAGATCCTCGGGGAGGAGCCGTCCTCCCTGTTTGGAGGGCCTCCACAGAGACGAAGCAGCGAGGAGACAGAATCAG agTCCTGGGTGTACCCTCTGACCGACTCATCCTACGACAGTCTGGAGAACGAGCTGGACAACAGCAGCGGTGGGTCACCAGGCATCTGTGCCAGACGACTCCTCCATCCCAAACCACTGCAAGGCAGCCTGGACTCCATCCTCACGTTTAGTGACTACGACCAAGACACCGACCCTGATgtgcacaacaaacaaacaaggggCCTGAAGTTACGCCCACTGGGGAGACGTGATGCGCCAGTGGTGgacacctcctccaccctggAGTCGCTGTCCTTGGAAGGTCAGCACATGCATCAGAGGCGCCGCTCAGAGCCGGCTATCACCTACATGAGCAGTTTTCGTCCGTGCAcctcaggaagtacagacggcctcactggtgatgatgaagatggtgaAGACGGGCTTTCGAAGAACTACTGCAGACTCATTGAAAGTCACTCCAGAGGTCAGGTCAGGAGGGGTGGAGAtgagtcagcagcagcatcagcagttcTGAAATACAGCTCCTCTAGCCTGTCCTCCACCCCAGTGTCCCCTGCTCACACACGATCCTCCCACGACTCTCTGGACTCCCTCGGGAGCGACCAAACCACCAGACCCCACCACCCAACCAAGACACATCTGACCTCCACCTCTGTGTCCCCGTCACAATACAccgtcagctctgccctgcccTCTGCTGAACATCCAGACTCTCCACCCAAAGAACCAGTCAATCGGGGGGCATACAAAGCACACAGGGGCCTCCACCCAAACTCTTGGCTGAAGAAAGACCGGAGGCTGTCACTCACCCAGCAAGACACCTTGGAGACAGCTGAAGGGGACAAAACCGAG GGGGAGGTCACAGAAAAACCCAGCAAGAAACAAGCGGCTAAAAACAAGACCACCAGAAGCTCAGGAGGAGGCCACGTAAGAGGGAGACATCTGAAAAGCGTCCCGCATCATCACTCCACTGGAAACCTGCAGCTACCTAAAGCTACCTGGTTCACGTCCTCACAGCTCAACAATACTGAGGGCACTCCACCCAAGCTGACATCACCATCTTTATTCTACAAGCAGAGTGGTCCCTCTTTGTCCCTGTTCAGACAATCCAAGTCTCACTctgtggaggaggaagcaggCAAAGCTAGGCTGTTTCAGCGCAGAGGGTCAGAACCGGGACAGCAGGTGGTGGAGCGAGCAGCCACCCTGACTCGCACCAGGCTGCCCAGCGACCCAGGACTGAAGGTGTCGCAGGTGGATGCACAGGGAGACGCAGCCGAGGAGCAGTTCTGCCTCTCTCCATCTGCCACCAAAGCTGTGAGGGACTACTTCTCCTCTCACCCACGCAGCAACCCTCAGAGcagtcagcaggtggcgctcgCTCTGGTGGAGAGCCGCAGAGAGTGGCTGAAGAGATGCAGCGACCCCAAAGCAGAGCCCGACTTTGAACAGCTTCTTCTGGCTGAAGAGTCCTACGTCTGA